GGCTGGCGGCGGAGGCCGACGCCACCCGTGAGCGCCTCGAGGAGCAGGCGGACCACGCGCGCGCCCAGGCCGAGCAGCGCCGACAGGAAACCGTGCGCGAGGGAGAGGCGTACGCCGTCGCGGTCAAAACCTGGAGCGAGCGGCTGGGGAACTCCACCAGAGTACCCTTGGACGCCGTACTCGCCCTGGTCGCGCATGATCCGGCAGACGGTCCGCTGCCCGCGCGGGCCCCCGACGAGGTGGTCGAAGCGGCCCGCTCGGCCGTCGACCCGTGGTTGGCGGAACTGGGCGCCGAACGCGACGATCTCTCCCTGACCGTCCGCGAACTCGAGGCCGAACACGACCGCCTGCGGCACCGGCGCGAGGAATGGGAACGCCGCACCGACCCCGAGCCTCCACCCCCGTCCCACCGGACGGCTCCCCGCATCCCGGGCACCGGAGCGCCCCTGTACCGGCTGGTGGACTTCGCCCATGACCTGGCGCCGGACGCGCGGGCAGGGCTGGAAGCCGCGCTGGAGGCGAGCGGCCTGCTTGACGCCTGGGTACGCGCCGACGGCACCGTCCTCGACCCGGCCACGCGGGACACGCTCCTGGTTGCAGGAGCACCCGTGGCCGGGGCGACTCTCGCCCGGGTACTGCGGCCGGTGGCCGCGCCGGACACCGGAGTGACGGCGGAGCAGGTGGAGCGCGTGCTGGGGGCGGTGGTCCTGGCCGAGAGCCACCAGCTGACCGGCGACGGTGACCCGCCGGCCGCGGCAGAGACAGGGTCGCACACCGCGATCGGCACCGACGGCTCCTGGCGGCTCGGCATCGCCCGCGGCCGCCACGCCAAGCAGGCCGCCGAGTACGTGGGCGCGGAGGTGCGCGCGGAGACACGCCGCCGGGCGCTGGCGGAACTCGACCGCCGACTCTCCGATCTGGACGGCGAGTTGATGGAACGCCGGCACAATCTGCGGAAGCTCACCGAACACCGCGACCAGATCGGCGACACCCTGCGCCGCCCGCCCTCGCCACGTGGGCTGACGGATGCGTGGGCCCGTACGGCCGAGGCCCAGAGCACCGCGGAATCCCTCGCCTCGCAGGCGTCCACGGCCGCCCGCGAGGCGGAGCAGGCGCGTGCCCGAGCGGTCGCCGCCCGGCGCGAAGCCGAGGCCACGGCGAGTGCCCAGGGCCTCCCGGCGGATCCGGCCGCACTGGAGACGGTCCGTGTGGCCCTGGATCGTCTGGGGCAGGGCACGCTGCGGCTGCGGCGCCGGGTGCACACGGTCCTGTCCGCGGCCGACGGCCACCGCGACGGCCGGGCCGACTACGAGCGTGCCGAGTCGGCCCGCCGGGATGCCGAGTCGGACTACGCCGAGCCGTTCGGCCGCCTGGAGGCGGCCCGCCGTACCGTCCGCGCTCTGGAAGAGGCCCTTGGCGCCACGGAGCAGCAGGTCCTCGCCCGCGAGGCCGAGGCGAAACGCCGCCTGGACGCCGTGGGACGCCAACTCCCTCGCGTCCGAAGGGACCTTGCCGAGGTGCACGACCTGCGCGTACGGGCGGAGGAGGACGAGAGGGTGCGGCGCGAGACACTCGCCGCGCAGGAGGCCGAGGTGCTGGCCTGCGGCAGGAGACTGCGTACGGCGCTTTCGTTGCCGGGGGTGCTGAAGGGGGCGGGCCTCGAAGCCGACGCGGACGAAGGGGCCCTGAAGTCCCCGGACCCCGTCCATCACGACGTGGGGGAGCGCATCACAGTTCTGCGCCTGCTGGTCGACGCCGTGCGCCGCGGTCTGGATGCCGAACGCCGTGACGTCTCCGACACCACCCTCCTCAACCGCCACACCGAACTGCGCGACCAGCTCTCCGGCGGCTACGACGCGACGATGGAGGAACAGGACGGCATAAAACTGTGCCGGCTCGTCGACGACCACGGCCCGCACGACATCGTCGCGGTCGGCGAGCGCATCGCGGCCGAGGCCGCCGAGGCACGTGACCGTCTGACGGAGCGCGAACGCGAGGTCTTCCAGCGCTTCCTGACAGGAGAGCTGGGCGACCACCTGTCCTCGCAGGTGCTGGCCGCCGGAGCCCTGGTCGCCGCCCTCAACACCACGCTCGCCACGGTCCGTACGTCCCACGGCCTGGGCGTCACCCTCGACTGGAAGCTGGCCGAGGGAGTCGAAGCCGACGTCAAGGCGGCCGTCGACCTTCTGCGCAGCCCCTCCGGACTGCGCACCCGTGAGCAGTCCGAGCAACTCCGCGACGTCCTCCAGCGCCGCATCGAGGACGCCCGCCGCGCCGACCCGGCCGCCGGCTACGCGGCCCACCTGCGCACCGCCCTGGACTACCGTGACTGGTTCACCTTCACCCCCTGGGTGGTGAACGACGCGGCACCGGGCAGCCGTCGTAAACTCTCCGGCCGCACGGGACTGAGCCAGGGCGAACAGCGGGTCCTCTCCTACCTGGTCCTCTTCGCCGCGGCGGCAGCGCACTTCACCAGCCTCGCAGACGCAGCCCCTCACGCACCACGCCTGATCCTCCTCGACGACGCGTTCGCCAAGGTGGACGAGCCCACGCATGCCCGCCTCGGCCGCATCCTGGTCGACCTCGACCTCGACTTCGTCCTGACCAGCGAGCGGCTGATCGGCAACTGGCCCGACGTACCATCCCTCCACATTTACGAGTGCCTGCGCGACCCGCATGTGCGGGGCGTGGCCACGCTCCACTACACATGGAACGGGCGGCAGCGGAGGCTGATGCCGGTATGACAGGACGCGAACGAGCCGACGCACACCGTCCGGACGCCGAAGCCCTCGCGTTCCTCACCCGGCCAAGCCTCACTCGCCTCTGGACGGCCGCACGCACCCGCCTGGAACGCAACGGCCTCCAACCGGCCGGAACCATCAGACTCCAGCACCTGGACGCACAAGAACGCGAGGCACTGTCCCTGCTCTTGGCCAGGCCGATCACCGGTGGCACCGCCACGATCCGCCTGCCGGACCTGGACACCCGCCTGCGCGCCAGCGCGGTCGGGCAAGGTCTGGCTTCCACACTGGAGGAAATGGGCCCACCCCTGACGGACCGCCGAGCGGTCCGCGACGCGGCGGCGGCAGAACGGGCCCGCTTGTGGTCGACGGCTCAGACCGAGGTGGACGCCACCTCGCTGTCGGGCCGGCCCTGGACGGCACAGTGGCTGGAGGAGATACGACGCGGCGGAACACTCGCCCGTCAGGATCCGCACACCGCGAACAGTGTGATCACTCAGGCCGTCCACACCCTGGCGACGCTCTTCCCCGGTACCGGACCACACCCCACCCCGGTCTCCTGGGGCCGTGCTGAACTGGCCACCCGAGCCACCGGCTCGGCCCACGGCCTCGACGACGGCACGCTGCTGGCCCGGCTGGTCCTGCGCGGCATCGCACTGGCGTACGGTGTCGAGTCCCCCGCCGACGCGCCCGCGCGCCGCGCCCTGTGGCACCTCGCCTCGGTCACTCCGGACGAGGTCTCCAGCACGGTGCTCGCGTACGGCCTGCGCCCCACCGGCGGCACTTGGCGGGAGGCCGCCCTCCGCGAACGCGCCGACCACCACATGGAAACCCACCTGACCCTGCGCGAACTGCGCACCCTGAGCCTGAAGATGCCGCCCGGTACCCGAGTCCACGTCTGCGAGAACCCACGCGTGGTCGAGGCAGCGGCCGGCACCGGCCGTTCGGCACCCCTGATCTGCACCTCGGGGAGCGCGACGACGGTCGTTCTCACCCTCCTGGACACGTTGGCCGCGTCCGGTTGCCGGTTCGCCTACCACGGTGACTTCGACTGGCCCGGCATCGCGCTGGCCAACCGGATCATGCAGCGGTACGGCGCCGGGCCGTGGCGCATGCGAGCGGCCGACTACGAGTACCTCGCGACACGCACCCAGGCGCACGGCACACCACAGATCGCCCTCATCGGAACGCCGGCCGAGGCCGTGTGGGATGCGGAACTGGCCCCCACCATGGACGCCCTGGGCATCGCCCTGCACGAGGAGGCGGCGCTCGACCTGCTCCTGGAGGATCTCGGGTGAAGGCCTGGCCGGACGGCGAACCGGCGCGGCGGCATCGCTGACGGTGTGCACCGTCGCGTCCCACCTGTCCGGCGATTCCCCATGACGACGTCAGATGTCCAGCCCACCTGCCGCAAGCAGGTCGGCCACGTCGCTCACCAGTCCTCTGCCCGTGCCCTCGGCATTGACGAGTTGCGCTTCGAAGGCCCTGAGGCTGCGAAAGACCTCGGCGTACGCTGCCTGTTCGTCAAGAGGGAGCTGCAGTACCTGGAGGCGCCGGACGTCGACCCGTGACGAACTGGAGGCATGAGTGCCTGCCTGACGTCCGTTGGAGGGTGCGCGCAGACAACCGGCGAGGAAGTGGGCGTCCAGTTTCGCCGGATCCACCCGCAGGGCGTAGAGCTGGGACCCCAGGGCCGTCGGAGGCCCTTCGTGCACCCATGCCTTGAACGCACGCACGACACCGGCGACCACGACGTCGCCCTTCTCGGCGATCGCAGCCGCCGATTCGGTCGCGACGAGCCCGCTAGGAGTGCCGTCCGTCAGCAGGTCGGCAACGGTGAGGAGCGGCACGGATGCTTTGGCGGGCGCCGCTGTGCCCTCCAACGGCTGCTGCCCTGCGCGCAGCGACAGAGCACCGGCCTTGGCGAGGTCTCCCACGCTGGCCGTGGTCTGCTGCCTGTCGGCATCGAACCTCAGTTCAGACAGACGCTGGGCTCGACTGGCCAGGTCGGTCAGCAACGTCTCCGCTTCTTTCCAGGCTGCCGCGAGTTCGAGGCCGGACGGCTCGGTGCTCACCGACGTGTAGCGCCCAGGGGTGACGTCCACCTCGTCGTCCAGGAGCTCGATGAGTGGAACACGGACGGCGCCGTCCGGCAGATCCGCGTCCGAGCGGTCGAGGGCTTCCAGCGCGGAGAGGACAAAGGCCTGGAGCGGGTCCCAGTGGGGGCCGGGTTCACGCGTGCCGGTTCTCGTGAAGCGCGTCGCGTCGACAAGAAGTGCGTCCTGGCCGGGCGGAACCGCACCCGGGCCGTCCGGAGCGGCTCTGAGGATCCATAGTTGGAGTGAGACGCTGTGCGGCTGGGCGCTGCCGGGCGGGAGTGCCACCACGGCTCGGAGCGCGCCGGTCCGCAGCAAGGAGCCTCGGATGCGTCGGCCGGCCTTGCGTGAGGCGACCGCGGGAGGCAGGACGACGACGGCTGCTCCGCCGGGCTTGAGATGGGCGAGCAGGTGTTGCACCCAGGCCAGTTCCGGCTCGGTCCGCGGAGGGAGACCATGGGTCCAGCGCTGGTCGGTGGCGAGTTCCTCGTATCCCCAGTCGCGCTCGTTGAAGGGAGGGTTGCAGAGGGCGATGTCTGCCCGCGCTCCGGTGAACGGGTCCTCGCGCAAGGCGTCCGCCGTGGCGATCTCCGTACGGACGTCGTGGTCGTCCCCGACGAACGACAGTCTGGTGGAGGCCAGCGCGGCGAGGGCAGGGTCTCGCTCGCATGCCAGCACCACCAGGCCCGAACCCTTGCACTCCTGCACGGCAGCGGCCGCCAGGTGCCCCGTGCCGCAGGCCGGGTCGAGGACGGTGAGTTCCTCCTCGGGCTCGCCGATGTGGACGCCGAGCGCGATCCGCGCCATCAGGGCGGCGAGCGGCGGCGGCGTCGTGCTCAGCTGACGTACATGTGTCTCGAGCCACCGCTGGAGCAGGAACTCGAATGTCGCTCGCGCCCCTTCGTTCCGTCCCAGCTTCGCTGTCTCGACCACCAACTTCTCGGTGTCTGCGGTGAGTTCAACCCGTGAAGCGCGTGCGCGAGGGGAGCGCATGCGGCGGCCTGCCTCGGCGATGGCGAGGCCCGACTCGTCCCTGCTGCCCAGGGCTTCGAACCGGGGCCACAGGAGCTCGCGCCCGCCGATGTTGTCGAGCTTGCCGTTGTCCCTCAACCACTGCTCGACCTCCGCCAGTGAGAACTGGGGGCTGACATCCGTGCCGCCGATGCGCGTGGGGAAGGAGTCGTGGCGTCGCCGCCAGTTGCTCACCGCGGCACGCCCCACGCCGGCGATCCGAGCGATCTCGGCAAGGCTGACCGGTACGGAGCCGGTTGTACTCATCGACAGTCTCCGAGGTGCTGGGGGGCGCTTGCGTGCGGTGCCGGCGGTGGACGGGTCTGGCGGAGTGGCTTTGCATGAGAGGCTACTACGCTCATTGACAGTGTTCACAGTGCACATATCCGGAATCGCCGTGTGGGAAGTGTGGAGGACGGGAGAATGCAGAGATTTACGCCGGGAACGGTGCTCCTGGACCGCTACCAGCTCACATCGGTCCTCGGCCGTGGCCTGATGGGCCAGGTGTGGCAGGGGCGTGACCTGCGTCTGGAGCGGCCCGTGGCCGTGAAGACCGTGGCTGCGGACCTGCTCGCCG
The genomic region above belongs to Streptomyces coeruleorubidus and contains:
- a CDS encoding N-6 DNA methylase; translated protein: MSTTGSVPVSLAEIARIAGVGRAAVSNWRRRHDSFPTRIGGTDVSPQFSLAEVEQWLRDNGKLDNIGGRELLWPRFEALGSRDESGLAIAEAGRRMRSPRARASRVELTADTEKLVVETAKLGRNEGARATFEFLLQRWLETHVRQLSTTPPPLAALMARIALGVHIGEPEEELTVLDPACGTGHLAAAAVQECKGSGLVVLACERDPALAALASTRLSFVGDDHDVRTEIATADALREDPFTGARADIALCNPPFNERDWGYEELATDQRWTHGLPPRTEPELAWVQHLLAHLKPGGAAVVVLPPAVASRKAGRRIRGSLLRTGALRAVVALPPGSAQPHSVSLQLWILRAAPDGPGAVPPGQDALLVDATRFTRTGTREPGPHWDPLQAFVLSALEALDRSDADLPDGAVRVPLIELLDDEVDVTPGRYTSVSTEPSGLELAAAWKEAETLLTDLASRAQRLSELRFDADRQQTTASVGDLAKAGALSLRAGQQPLEGTAAPAKASVPLLTVADLLTDGTPSGLVATESAAAIAEKGDVVVAGVVRAFKAWVHEGPPTALGSQLYALRVDPAKLDAHFLAGCLRAPSNGRQAGTHASSSSRVDVRRLQVLQLPLDEQAAYAEVFRSLRAFEAQLVNAEGTGRGLVSDVADLLAAGGLDI
- a CDS encoding TIGR02679 family protein, with product MTGRERADAHRPDAEALAFLTRPSLTRLWTAARTRLERNGLQPAGTIRLQHLDAQEREALSLLLARPITGGTATIRLPDLDTRLRASAVGQGLASTLEEMGPPLTDRRAVRDAAAAERARLWSTAQTEVDATSLSGRPWTAQWLEEIRRGGTLARQDPHTANSVITQAVHTLATLFPGTGPHPTPVSWGRAELATRATGSAHGLDDGTLLARLVLRGIALAYGVESPADAPARRALWHLASVTPDEVSSTVLAYGLRPTGGTWREAALRERADHHMETHLTLRELRTLSLKMPPGTRVHVCENPRVVEAAAGTGRSAPLICTSGSATTVVLTLLDTLAASGCRFAYHGDFDWPGIALANRIMQRYGAGPWRMRAADYEYLATRTQAHGTPQIALIGTPAEAVWDAELAPTMDALGIALHEEAALDLLLEDLG
- a CDS encoding TIGR02680 family protein, whose translation is MNRPPAPHRYRLHRAGIRNVWQYDEQEFTFGEGRLLLRGKNGAGKSKALEMLLPYLLDGDARALDATGTGRTTLSWLMLDGFEQTNRLGYLWLEFARTDEEGDEHHLTVGVAIRASQSTKTAKPFFFTTGLRVGEGIDLAPTGRPLPVDQLKSLVGSENVTDRAVEHRAKVARELFGLTDPARYRNLLHLLHRLRRPTIGDRIDSGGLVSVLAETLPALDDEVVEKVARSLDDLDSVRAYLGRLERTDQALRTFLAGYRGYLHGALRRRTDQASGELEQLMEYRKSAGDAARRAEELREREQELRARIEALEGESGAAETDLAALHASAGYRSLKELGEKRATVTALHSAAATAFKAVRQAHSNQEEAGRRLTAEAGRLGEELVELSTAHGELMREAERSGIDPAHLGEPVATPAVPVAPATTTELTAPEGDLHVVGHSEVLAVDPEICTTALHAWGARLDAAQPVIRNRSRFVSELGALIERSNEAQRLAAEADATRERLEEQADHARAQAEQRRQETVREGEAYAVAVKTWSERLGNSTRVPLDAVLALVAHDPADGPLPARAPDEVVEAARSAVDPWLAELGAERDDLSLTVRELEAEHDRLRHRREEWERRTDPEPPPPSHRTAPRIPGTGAPLYRLVDFAHDLAPDARAGLEAALEASGLLDAWVRADGTVLDPATRDTLLVAGAPVAGATLARVLRPVAAPDTGVTAEQVERVLGAVVLAESHQLTGDGDPPAAAETGSHTAIGTDGSWRLGIARGRHAKQAAEYVGAEVRAETRRRALAELDRRLSDLDGELMERRHNLRKLTEHRDQIGDTLRRPPSPRGLTDAWARTAEAQSTAESLASQASTAAREAEQARARAVAARREAEATASAQGLPADPAALETVRVALDRLGQGTLRLRRRVHTVLSAADGHRDGRADYERAESARRDAESDYAEPFGRLEAARRTVRALEEALGATEQQVLAREAEAKRRLDAVGRQLPRVRRDLAEVHDLRVRAEEDERVRRETLAAQEAEVLACGRRLRTALSLPGVLKGAGLEADADEGALKSPDPVHHDVGERITVLRLLVDAVRRGLDAERRDVSDTTLLNRHTELRDQLSGGYDATMEEQDGIKLCRLVDDHGPHDIVAVGERIAAEAAEARDRLTEREREVFQRFLTGELGDHLSSQVLAAGALVAALNTTLATVRTSHGLGVTLDWKLAEGVEADVKAAVDLLRSPSGLRTREQSEQLRDVLQRRIEDARRADPAAGYAAHLRTALDYRDWFTFTPWVVNDAAPGSRRKLSGRTGLSQGEQRVLSYLVLFAAAAAHFTSLADAAPHAPRLILLDDAFAKVDEPTHARLGRILVDLDLDFVLTSERLIGNWPDVPSLHIYECLRDPHVRGVATLHYTWNGRQRRLMPV